CATTCAAATATCTCGCACAATTATTTTCAAATTCAGAAACATCTTTTCCGAGAATGTATTGTCCCGATTCAACGACGCGCAATACTGCTTCGTCAATTTCGTGTTTTATTTTTTTGTATTGACCGACAACGTCAACGAGATGGAGATTCAATTTGAGATTTTAGATTTTAGATTGAAGATTTCTAGTATTCGAGGCGAACTTGAAATGAAAAATAATTGCTACTTATTTTTTTGGAATGCCATGTTTCATTTTCATTCTTAAATTCATACAAACCGATTACAAAAAAATTATTGATTGGTTCGTACGATGCTCTGAGTTGGAACGAAAATGTTTTCAACAAATTTCCATCAAGAAAATATGCCGTTGAATCATCAAACGAACGATGTCCTTCCAAAACATTTCCTCCCACATTGATGTATGTACTTCCTTGAAAATAATTTTCTCCGTGTCGCTCGAAAGCAACCGATGAATACAATCTAAGTTGTTCGCTTGCTCTATAATTCAGTTGAAAAAATATTTCATCGGAGTTTGGCTGCAAGTGATGACCAAGACCAACATTGCGATGGGAATAATCGTTTCCTTGAACACGATTTGAATATACATACGGTTCAATGCGAGTATATTCAGCAACAGCATCGAGATTATCGCAAGAAAAAAAATTCGTGTGAAAAATTCCGGCTTGCCAACCTAATTCATTTCCCCACCAATGATTACCAACTTTGGGAAAATCTATATCGTCAAGCAACATTGTTCCATACAATTTGTAATCGGAGAAAGGAAAATATTCAACATCAAAACTCATAAACGCATTATCTCTATCGCCGAGCGCGTGTTCCAACGATTTGTAAAACGTAAATGGATTGAGATACGCCCATTCGGGAGAAAAGCGTTGGTAAATAATCATTTCACTCAAACCGATTTTAAATTTTTCAAGCAACGGAAATTCTAAACGATGAAGCGCAAGATATTTTGTTTCGCGAATATCTTCAACAATAGTTAAACCGGAAAACATAGGTTTATCTTGTTCCAATCGTCCTTGCAAAGAAACGAATCGCAGCGATTTATATTCCATATCAAAGCGAATCAAATCAAACACCGGA
This portion of the Ignavibacteria bacterium genome encodes:
- a CDS encoding capsule assembly Wzi family protein, which produces MSNDKLLMTVIGHWSFVISVAIVCFTNTNLYSQVENVPVGNQVYEYLNRMNVKGILPQYSSTILPISRKEIGDMLKVIETKKEQLSSVDKKYLEKFQREFAFELGVVEQNSLLFKSDMKEIFSDKEKYLYAFQDSSATMYLEFLGSLFYKTVSGNNNTTNFETEQHGVRIRGTFKNRLGYFISVTNGTVFGDRNFALTEPRLRQNYKFNDLNTPYFDETEAYLRGDADFFQVEIGREYTTIGTGFSDKLLLSQNAPVFDLIRFDMEYKSLRFVSLQGRLEQDKPMFSGLTIVEDIRETKYLALHRLEFPLLEKFKIGLSEMIIYQRFSPEWAYLNPFTFYKSLEHALGDRDNAFMSFDVEYFPFSDYKLYGTMLLDDIDFPKVGNHWWGNELGWQAGIFHTNFFSCDNLDAVAEYTRIEPYVYSNRVQGNDYSHRNVGLGHHLQPNSDEIFFQLNYRASEQLRLYSSVAFERHGENYFQGSTYINVGGNVLEGHRSFDDSTAYFLDGNLLKTFSFQLRASYEPINNFFVIGLYEFKNENETWHSKKISSNYFSFQVRLEY